The nucleotide window TGCTTATCTAATTGttgcatgaaatataaaaatttctgtCTTGCATGTTTTGTACATGTTACAGCTGAAGTGCCTTTTTCCATCACTTTCATTTCCTCtttgttatttatgaaaaagttcgaagagaaaaattgttttgaaagtACTTTTCAAATCTAATCAGCTAATGATAACTTGGAGCAAAATAAAATCTCCAAAATCTATTAAGTAAAGCTTGGacttgataatttataatttaatgcTTCAATCCAGATAAATCAGATCGGAACAGTGACAGAGGCCATTGAAGTAGTGAAGTTGGCTAATGATGCTCACTGGGGAGTGGTGATATCTCATAGATCTGGGGAGAGTGAAGATTCTTTCATAGCTGATTTATCTGTCGGCCTCACATCAGGTCAGATCAAAGCAGGTGCTCCTTGCAGAGGAGAGCGGCTGGCTAAGTATAACCAGGTCCATTTTTAATTGACACTGTTGACTTCTCTCGATAATACGTTTTCTGTTTCTCAATCAAGAGAAGGAGATATTTATTCACCagcaatttgatttatttaattatacaacaTGTTTTAACACCATGTGATTCTAGACATCTTGTGTCCATCACAAACTAACAGCCCAAAGTTTCTTGCAGTTGCTTCGTATTGAGGAAGAGCTTGGGGATCAAGCAGTTTATGCTGGTGAAGATTGGAGGCAGTCATACTGATTTTATTAGGTTGTAAACCTGTATCTTCCTTTCTGATGTATGAGCCTTTTAAGTATCTTCCCATTGTTTACAAAACTTTGATGGTGCCAGCATTCTTTTCTCCATGTAATATCTTTCCTTTTGTTTTCCACCATTTGAGAGGAATAGGTAGATACATTGAAGATTTTGTAACTTGAAGAGAAGAGTTACTTGACTAGATGAGAAACATGGAAAATGTTCTACAAATTCAGTGTGAAAGCTGTTTGAATGGCTTGATGAAAATAGTTCAATCTTTGTCTTTGCTATTTGTGACAATTGCATTGGCTCTTCTAGCCATTCCATACTATATACATGCAGGTTAGCTTTCTTATTATAATGTCTTTAAAggctttattttcttcaattaacaaatgaaaacaGCTTTTCACCGGTGGCCTTCTTTCTTCCAAAAAGCTTATGCTTATAGAAATAGCTTCAGAATTATTTTTGTAAGCTGAAATTCATACTTTGAAACACATTCCTTGTTTATGAATTGCTGCCAACATTTTCTGATGGCAAATTTACTTTATCAGTGAATTGGTTCCTACAATCAGGGCAGTGCCATAAAAAATATACTTCTCTGAttgagaaatattatatatactcactttaggtatataaatgtgtacatacttacatatgtcatcatataattatgtgttattttattattaattcaagatcatctaatcacataataatacatataagtatatacatatttatgtttttaaagtaagtatacataattttattgtttcttatttctttttaaattacagaataaAATCATGCGTACAAATAATTTGTACAAATTTACTTATACAAACTAAGGTGGTAATTTGTGATAGGGTAATATGATTATTTAGATGTTATTATATCaagttgtataaataagtttgttatTAACTATCActaagtgaatttttttttaaaataaatggtaatttgggtaaaatataaaaatataaatattaccaAATACCGTGtgttttgacaaacaaaaagACAATTCAGCAGCAATCAAACATGTCAAACCAAATCACCATTCTGGACTGGAGAAATTTAGAGTCAAACTTAAAACAGTCATATAAAATTCCATGGTTGTGGCTGCCAACAACAGTACGCAATCTTGAAGACTCGTATATGCCAAAATCCAACGCCATCTGCAGACCCAGTTGAGGACATTGCTATATTCCTCCAATCCAATggtctatatttaattttaggCACTTTATTTTACAAGTTATGTTGTTTAGATTCCTCTTTTTACTCTGACCCCAACTGTAACTCTCTTCTACTCTCCCCTATATAAATTCTACCAAACTCTCTCCTTGCTCTTCAGTTCCTTCACAGCCACCACTCTTCTTTACCTCAAAGCAAATGGCTCTCATCCTGTTTCTTGCTTTCTCATTCTTTCTTCAAGGAGCACTTGGTACAtccatttcttcttttaatttacGTTCTAATATGAACAATATAATTCATTCTTTATGTTCGAACTATATCTGCAGGTGGGATTATATGTGAGAAGTTGCCTACTGAGCTCTGTTCATTTTCGGTATCGAATTCTGGCAAGCGATGCTTATTAGAGAAGAACTATGCAACGAGTGATGGAACAGTTGCATATCAATGCATGACATCTGATGTGTCTGTTGCTGTCTTTCATGATTTCATTGAAACTGATAAATGCATTAGTGCATGTGGAGTTGAAAGGAAATCTATTGGCATTTCATCAGACTCTCTTCTTCAGCCCCGCTTCACTGCCAAGCTTTGCTCCCCACAATGCTATGAAGCTTGCCCCAATATTGTTGACCTTTACTTCAACCTAGCCCTTGGAGAAGGTAACCCTTTTCCCTCGAGTTTTTTCAAACCATATTTTGCATGCAGTTTTTGTATGATGGATTTATTCGTGTACAGGAGTGCATTTGCCTACTCTATGTGAGGCACAACGAGCAAATCCAAGGCGTGGCATGTTCCAGATTCAGAGCTCTGGTGCAGTTGCAGGTCCTATTTCTGCCCCAGGTCCCATTTCGGCTGAATTAGACATCTCTCCTGCCCTTGCTCCTATTCCAGCTTGATGAAATTCCACAACTTGTTCCACATACCTGCTTTAATTTATCCATTAGGTTTCCGTTTTAAgttaaacttatatattatgGAGAGTACTCACTCACCACTATATCATATGTAATAGtcactttgaaatttatatatcaacATATCATTTCAAGCTCTGTTATGGTGAAAACGCTAGAACATCAAATACTGGAAACCTACTATAATGGCAACTGGAAGAAACTTTTAATCCATAACTAATGCTCCATTTGGCTTTTGGATTTTCAgtagtaaataaatattcaatgcCTAAAAAAAGTAGCAACTTCACCTTGACTtagcatataaatcatattatctattttagcAATCACTACGTTTAAGAGTAATACAAGGATAGTAACCctatattaaatattgttaCCGATCAGGTATGAAAAAGATATCCACAAAATGGACCAATTATAAGAATAATGATTTATAACTCGATCTATAGATAGACTTTTATcgtctaaataaaatttttactttacaGTTAATGTCATATAAAAaggtaatatttttaattaaatttaaatttaaattgttatttaactataacactttcttttcatcttataaatataaataatcaactaaaaaaaagaaaaacaagaatcatcatcatcatctactGTAAAAAATTACGTAAGAATCAcctaaaaatatacaaaaaaactCTCGCAAATATACAATCATCTTTACTAGATATCccttcaaaattaagtttttttcaagatatttcTCTTTAAATACTATTCATACTTTTTTCATtggaaaacatattttttaacattaataattaataaattataaattatttatatttttttaactcattACAATAACAGACCATGCCAATATAATCTGTAGGCCTGATTTCCCAACCCAAGCACAACCTAGACAACTTGTGAACCTGGACAGCCAGCTACAATAGCAAATCATGCATTTCACAAGCCATGCCAAAATAAAAGACCTAATCCAGGCCGTAGGTCAACCCAAGTCCCTTGATATATCTATTAGTGGCTGTATAATTTTTCCATTAAACAGGCTTCATCTTCAACAATTCAAAGTTCTCCTTACTCAAAGCTATGGCCATGTGCAAGCAATTTAAATGTTTTctccaatatttttctttacttttaaattttaaaaagtggaAGAACCACAGACAGGACTTGAAAGGTACACAAAACAGTGAGAAATCATACTCTCAGAGAGCCTAAAAAAGAACCATGCCACATTCAAGGGGTATTTATATCTACCAAACTACAACTGCTTGgttcatcaaaatgaaaattcattAGGAAACACTCTTCATACAACTTGATTGAACAATGAATAATAAGCCTTCAGACTGTCAATATGTTCATTAAATTTGAGGCTTAGTCTCATCTTCATCCTCTTCAATCTTGGGTGCCAAGTAAAATCTGATGTAACCCATCTCAGCAATTTTGTATTCGACCACAACCGGTAGATCTGATGACAAGCTGATTGTGACAGTGTTGGATAATGGAGTCGCCCTTGTAAATGAGTTCATGTATCTGAGTGCAAAAGTCAGTGACACTGGCTCAGtcatttcaattattgttgCTTCTTCTGGCTGCAAAATCAATTGCACATATCAACCAAAGAAACACAAATAGAACTAGCATCGCTAATAAAAGAATGAAGAATATATACCGAGTCCACTGTGGTATTCTGCCTAAGTACAATGTTGGCGGTTCCAATGTCTCCCCTAGTGGAAAATTTGACACCTTCCTTTGTTACAGAAATCACAACTGTACAATCACCCAACACAAAACTGAATTTAGATTACCTATATATGACCAAAACAACTtaaagaaaaccaaaatttcaGAAGCATGACAATATATTACCAGTATCACCAATGCTGGCAAGATCCTTACAAATCCTAGCAAACTCGCTTGAAGGCATCCTAACAATAGCATGATACTCGGCCTCAGGGATTCCAAGGTGCTCACTATCAATGTCCATCAGCTTCATTTCAAAATCTGCTATCTTATCTTGTGCTACAACaatagaaaattaaacaaaatcacGTTAGCTATCAAAAAGGCATGCTTACAGTGATAAACATAAGGAAAAGCTGATCTATACAGTTCAACTTAAGCTCATTGTGGCAGCcagaattaagaaataaaaactaaagtAGCAACAGCACACTTTTAACCTTTTACTAGTTTCGTCCCAATAGAAAACAGAACAGActtgaaagaaaatagaaaattcgCTATACGTTTTTTAAGATTTCCAAATCTTGAAAACATGAACACTGGcataaaaaaaagaacaagaacatCGAATCCAACATTCTACAGTTTTTAGGATTGCCAATAGCAATTATTCAAAGACTCAAAAAGCAACTACAACAAAGATCtttggaaaaaagaaaactaacatgCTTCGGAGTTTTTTTCCACTCTTTCtgagaagaaagaaacaaacaGATCTTTAAGgaatatgaaaagaaaacaGTGACTTTTCAAAGGACAAAATAGAAACCAATGGGTACTTA belongs to Mangifera indica cultivar Alphonso chromosome 2, CATAS_Mindica_2.1, whole genome shotgun sequence and includes:
- the LOC123201687 gene encoding proliferating cell nuclear antigen-like, which produces MLELRLVQGSLLKKVLEAIKDLVTDANFDCSATGFSLQAMDSSHVALVALLLRSEGFEHYRCDRNLSMGMNLGNMSKMLRCAGNDDIITIKADDGSDTVTFMFESPTQDKIADFEMKLMDIDSEHLGIPEAEYHAIVRMPSSEFARICKDLASIGDTVVISVTKEGVKFSTRGDIGTANIVLRQNTTVDSPEEATIIEMTEPVSLTFALRYMNSFTRATPLSNTVTISLSSDLPVVVEYKIAEMGYIRFYLAPKIEEDEDETKPQI
- the LOC123196704 gene encoding uncharacterized protein LOC123196704, translated to MALILFLAFSFFLQGALGGIICEKLPTELCSFSVSNSGKRCLLEKNYATSDGTVAYQCMTSDVSVAVFHDFIETDKCISACGVERKSIGISSDSLLQPRFTAKLCSPQCYEACPNIVDLYFNLALGEGVHLPTLCEAQRANPRRGMFQIQSSGAVAGPISAPGPISAELDISPALAPIPA